In Anoplopoma fimbria isolate UVic2021 breed Golden Eagle Sablefish chromosome 12, Afim_UVic_2022, whole genome shotgun sequence, one DNA window encodes the following:
- the zgpat gene encoding zinc finger CCCH-type with G patch domain-containing protein yields MDEETLEAAISAYGAQLQQVESALSAGLDPSHQSDLLKLKEDLCQLIELTESSLVSVKKSRLLASLEDWDGLQANTSVPAADTNGANGGLDGELADFYSKLGESSGSSSDPRDRDNEEEDGVEYDEEEEEAEEEEDALSGTKVRAPYRTTWGTLEYHNAMVVGAEPSDGEEAQVRVLYVCPTQKSMKPCPYFLDDKCRFLENCRFSHGEVVHVSELREFLQFDLSNLEEGSSCLARHEDGIWYPAKIKEIDSGFYTVKFDSVLLKDVVVEADCIIPPLREDDPLSSDSDLDDTGDGHDVAFARVMDTAEESTDAVNSANFGGWEAHTRGIGSKLMLKMGYEYGKGLGKMQEGRVEPVMAVVLPKRKSLDQCAELTQRRTQSKAAQDGTPTGRPKRRRKPRAPTGGRRTVFDFLNQKLEGKSTGPAKEGAAAPSAATGVEAYRGGKSTKRTLNVKLFQAAERVSQTEKEIQKLNETLSRQTGRDSSRVKQLEEKLSAARRLLGQQKAQEMSIQREHRKSDTHKKMTEF; encoded by the exons ATGGATGAAGAAACCCTTGAGGCAGCCATCAGTGCCTATGGTGCCCAGTTGCAGCAGGTGGAGTCAGCCCTGTCAGCTGGCCTGGACCCCTCCCACCAGTCAGACCTGCTCAAACTGAAAGAGGACCTTTGTCAGCTGATAGAGCTCACAGAGTCCAGCCTGGTGTCTGTCAAAAAGAGTCGGCTTCTGGCCAGCCTGGAAGACTGGGATGGACTGCAGGCGAACACCTCAGTGCCAGCAGCTGACACAAACGGTGCAAACGGCGGATTGGATGGTGAGTTGGCGGATTTCTACTCCAAACTCGGGGAGTCATCCGGTAGTAGCTCTGATCCTAGAGATAGAGAcaatgaggaggaagatgggGTAGAGTacgatgaagaagaggaggaggcagaagaagaagaggatgcaCTCAGCGGTACCAAAGTAAGGGCGCCCTACCGGACAACATGGGGGACACTGGAGTATCACAACGCCATGGTGGTGGGGGCAGAGCCGTCTGACGGAGAGGAGGCACAAGTAAGAGTGCTCTACGTCTGCCCCACACAGAAGTCTATGAAACCGTGTCCGTACTTCCTAGATGACAAATGCCGCTTCCTGGAGAATTGCAG GTTTTCCCACGGCGAGGTGGTGCATGTGTCGGAGCTCAGAGAGTTCCTTCAGTTCGACCTCAGCAATCTTGAAGAAGGCTCCTCGTGCTTGGCTCGACACGAGGACGGAATCTGGTACCCGGCCAAAATCAAAG AAATTGACAGTGGTTTCTACACTGTGAAGTTTGACTCAGTGCTGCTGAAAGATGTTGTGGTCGAGGCCGACTGCATTATCCCGCCTTTGAGAGAGGACGACCCgctctcctctgactctgacCTGGACGACACTGGAGATGGACACGATGTGGCTTTTGCAAGAG TAATGGACACTGCTGAAGAATCCACAGACGCAGTAAACAGTGCAAATTTTGGTGGCTGGGAGGCCCATACCAGAGGCATCGGATCCAAACTCATGCTCAAAATGGGCTATGAATATGGGAAAG GCTTAGGAAAGATGCAGGAGGGTCGAGTAGAGCCAGTCATGGCCGTGGTCCTACCCAAACGCAAGTCTCTGGACCAGTGTGCCGAGCTCACCCAGAGACGCACCCAGAGCAAGGCCGCCCAAGACGGCACGCCGACGGGGCGCCCAAAGAGACGCAGGAAGCCTCGGGCCCCCACCGGAGGGCGCCGTACTGTCTTTGACTTTCTCAACCAGAAGCTGGAAGGCAAGAGCACCGGTCCCGCCAAAGAGGGTGCTGCTGCGCCGTCGGCGGCGACGGGGGTGGAGGCTTACAGGGGGGGGAAAAGCACCAAGAGGACTCTGAATGTGAAGCTGTTCCAGGCTGCGGAGAGGGTGTCCCAGACCGAGAAGGAGATCCAGAAACTGAATGAGACACTCAGCAGACAGACGGGCAG gGACTCCTCCAGAGtgaagcagctggaggagaagctgtCAGCGGCCCGTCGGCTGCTGGGCCAGCAGAAAGCCCAGGAGATGTCCATCCAGAGAGAGCACAGGAAGTCAGACACGCACAAGAAGATGACTGAGTTTTAA
- the chrna4b gene encoding neuronal acetylcholine receptor subunit alpha-4b isoform X2: MDVYKCLSVLFFTLPPQVCFEVRPRAHAEERLLQDLFAHYNKLSRPVENTTDTVLVHFGLSIAQLIDVDEKNQMMTTNVWVKQEWNDYKLRWNPEQYENVTSIRIPSEIIWRPDIVLYNNADGDFAVTHLTKAHLFHDGRIKWMPPAIYKSSCSIDVTFFPFDQQSCKMKFGSWTYDRAKIDLISMASDVDQMDYWESGEWVIVNAVGKYNIKKYECCTEIYSDITYYFIIRRLPLFYTINLIIPCLLISCLTVLVFYLPSQCGEKITLCISVLLSLTVFLLLITEIIPSTSLVIPLIGEYLLFTMVFVTLSIVITVFVLNVHHRSPQTHGMPHWVRRVFLDMVPRVLFMKRPPGTAKQHCKKLIEMMHRPTTISATGNSLAYWTGLETGLRQMGQVDNSLPKTPSDSPSILVCSPSPPSSPLEERNQDGHPLKANMFCRTTSGQYSVLSEKHFPRGHNSAASSSSQLSLPPVLPLGPLHSLSKEEPNILAPNGRSLSAEQMFDQQRDPPQRAGHRCRSRSFQYCCLHDEGPGLMAIAGWVKKQAPTDPPARTIRVESTKDASTQQDTVVPTISPAVQRAIEGVQYVADHLRAEDADFSVKEDWKYVAMVIDRIFLWMFVLVCILGSVGLFLPPWLAGMI, encoded by the exons ATGGATGTGTACAAATGTCTGAGCGTACTTTTCTTCACTCTTCCACCACAAG TTTGTTTCGAAGTTCGACCTCGTGCCCACGCTGAAGAGCGGCTGCTCCAGGATCTGTTCGCACATTACAATAAGCTCTCCCGGCCTGTGGAAAACACTACAGACACAGTGCTAGTCCACTTTGGGTTGTCTATTGCCCAGCTCATTGATGTG GATGAGAAGAACCAGATGATGACCACAAATGTCTGGGTCAAGCAA GAATGGAACGATTACAAACTCCGCTGGAACCCGGAGCAATACGAAAATGTCACCTCCATCCGTATTCCCTCAGAGATCATCTGGAGGCCCGACATCGTCCTCTACAACAA CGCTGATGGCGACTTTGCGGTGACTCACCTCACGAAGGCACATCTGTTCCACGACGGTCGGATAAAGTGGATGCCACCGGCCATCTACAAGTCTTCGTGCAGCATAGATGTCACCTTCTTCCCTTTTGACCAGCAGAGCTGCAAGATGAAGTTTGGCTCGTGGACCTATGACCGCGCCAAGATCGATCTCATCAGCATGGCCAGCGATGTGGACCAGATGGACTACTGGGAGAGTGGTGAGTGGGTCATAGTCAATGCAGTGGGCAAGTACAACATCAAGAAGTACGAGTGCTGCACGGAGATCTACTCAGACATCACCTACTACTTCATTATCCGGAGGCTTCCGTTGTTCTACACCATCAACCTCATCATCCCCTGTCTTCTTATCTCCTGTTTGACTGTACTGGTGTTTTATTTGCCATCGCAATGTGGAGAGAAGATCACATTGTGCATCTCAGTGCTACTGTCCCTAACGGTATTCCTCCTGCTGATCACAGAGATCATACCGTCCACATCGCTGGTCATTCCGCTGATTGGTGAATATCTGCTGTTCACCATGGTCTTTGTCACCCTCTCCATCGTAATTACCGTCTTTGTTTTGAACGTACATCACCGGTCGCCACAAACCCATGGCATGCCTCACTGGGTGCGGAGGGTATTCTTGGACATGGTGCCGCGTGTCCTCTTCATGAAGCGTCCGCCGGGCACAGCCAAGCAGCACTGCAAGAAGCTTATCGAGATGATGCACCGTCCGACTACCATATCTGCAACGGGCAACTCGCTGGCCTATTGGACAGGGCTGGAGACGGGGCTGAGACAGATGGGCCAGGTGGATAACTCACTTCCAAAGACTCCATCTGACAGTCCAAGCATCCTCGTCTGCTCGCCCTCTCCACCCTCTTCCCCGCTAGAGGAACGCAACCAGGATGGTCACCCACTGAAGGCCAACATGTTCTGCCGGACCACATCTGGTCAGTATTCAGTTCTCTCAGAGAAGCATTTCCCACGGGGTCACAACTCCGCGGCATCGTCTTCTTCGCAATTATCCTTGCCCCCAGTTTTGCCACTGGGTCCACTCCACAGCCTTTCCAAGGAAGAACCAAATATACTAGCCCCAAATGGCCGCTCCCTCAGCGCAGAGCAAATGTTTGACCAACAGAGGGATCCCCCTCAGAGAGCTGGTCACCGGTGTCGCTCCCGCAGCTTCCAGTACTGCTGTCTGCACGATGAAGGGCCTGGGCTCATGGCGATCGCAGGGTGGGTGAAGAAACAGGCCCCTACAGATCCCCCAGCAAGAACCATCAGGGTTGAGTCAACTAAAGACGCAAGTACCCAACAGGACACCGTTGTTCCAACAATTTCCCCAGCTGTGCAACGGGCCATAGAGGGAGTTCAGTACGTCGCCGATCATCTCAGGGCAGAGGATGCAGATTTCTCA GTGAAAGAGGACTGGAAGTATGTGGCCATGGTCATTGACAGGATATTCCTCTGGATGTTTGTACTGGTTTGCATACTGGGATCTGTGggactcttcctccctccttggCTGGCTGGAATGATCTAG
- the chrna4b gene encoding neuronal acetylcholine receptor subunit alpha-4b isoform X1: MLLNYQQWVLSPVSNINTVCFEVRPRAHAEERLLQDLFAHYNKLSRPVENTTDTVLVHFGLSIAQLIDVDEKNQMMTTNVWVKQEWNDYKLRWNPEQYENVTSIRIPSEIIWRPDIVLYNNADGDFAVTHLTKAHLFHDGRIKWMPPAIYKSSCSIDVTFFPFDQQSCKMKFGSWTYDRAKIDLISMASDVDQMDYWESGEWVIVNAVGKYNIKKYECCTEIYSDITYYFIIRRLPLFYTINLIIPCLLISCLTVLVFYLPSQCGEKITLCISVLLSLTVFLLLITEIIPSTSLVIPLIGEYLLFTMVFVTLSIVITVFVLNVHHRSPQTHGMPHWVRRVFLDMVPRVLFMKRPPGTAKQHCKKLIEMMHRPTTISATGNSLAYWTGLETGLRQMGQVDNSLPKTPSDSPSILVCSPSPPSSPLEERNQDGHPLKANMFCRTTSGQYSVLSEKHFPRGHNSAASSSSQLSLPPVLPLGPLHSLSKEEPNILAPNGRSLSAEQMFDQQRDPPQRAGHRCRSRSFQYCCLHDEGPGLMAIAGWVKKQAPTDPPARTIRVESTKDASTQQDTVVPTISPAVQRAIEGVQYVADHLRAEDADFSVKEDWKYVAMVIDRIFLWMFVLVCILGSVGLFLPPWLAGMI; this comes from the exons TTTGTTTCGAAGTTCGACCTCGTGCCCACGCTGAAGAGCGGCTGCTCCAGGATCTGTTCGCACATTACAATAAGCTCTCCCGGCCTGTGGAAAACACTACAGACACAGTGCTAGTCCACTTTGGGTTGTCTATTGCCCAGCTCATTGATGTG GATGAGAAGAACCAGATGATGACCACAAATGTCTGGGTCAAGCAA GAATGGAACGATTACAAACTCCGCTGGAACCCGGAGCAATACGAAAATGTCACCTCCATCCGTATTCCCTCAGAGATCATCTGGAGGCCCGACATCGTCCTCTACAACAA CGCTGATGGCGACTTTGCGGTGACTCACCTCACGAAGGCACATCTGTTCCACGACGGTCGGATAAAGTGGATGCCACCGGCCATCTACAAGTCTTCGTGCAGCATAGATGTCACCTTCTTCCCTTTTGACCAGCAGAGCTGCAAGATGAAGTTTGGCTCGTGGACCTATGACCGCGCCAAGATCGATCTCATCAGCATGGCCAGCGATGTGGACCAGATGGACTACTGGGAGAGTGGTGAGTGGGTCATAGTCAATGCAGTGGGCAAGTACAACATCAAGAAGTACGAGTGCTGCACGGAGATCTACTCAGACATCACCTACTACTTCATTATCCGGAGGCTTCCGTTGTTCTACACCATCAACCTCATCATCCCCTGTCTTCTTATCTCCTGTTTGACTGTACTGGTGTTTTATTTGCCATCGCAATGTGGAGAGAAGATCACATTGTGCATCTCAGTGCTACTGTCCCTAACGGTATTCCTCCTGCTGATCACAGAGATCATACCGTCCACATCGCTGGTCATTCCGCTGATTGGTGAATATCTGCTGTTCACCATGGTCTTTGTCACCCTCTCCATCGTAATTACCGTCTTTGTTTTGAACGTACATCACCGGTCGCCACAAACCCATGGCATGCCTCACTGGGTGCGGAGGGTATTCTTGGACATGGTGCCGCGTGTCCTCTTCATGAAGCGTCCGCCGGGCACAGCCAAGCAGCACTGCAAGAAGCTTATCGAGATGATGCACCGTCCGACTACCATATCTGCAACGGGCAACTCGCTGGCCTATTGGACAGGGCTGGAGACGGGGCTGAGACAGATGGGCCAGGTGGATAACTCACTTCCAAAGACTCCATCTGACAGTCCAAGCATCCTCGTCTGCTCGCCCTCTCCACCCTCTTCCCCGCTAGAGGAACGCAACCAGGATGGTCACCCACTGAAGGCCAACATGTTCTGCCGGACCACATCTGGTCAGTATTCAGTTCTCTCAGAGAAGCATTTCCCACGGGGTCACAACTCCGCGGCATCGTCTTCTTCGCAATTATCCTTGCCCCCAGTTTTGCCACTGGGTCCACTCCACAGCCTTTCCAAGGAAGAACCAAATATACTAGCCCCAAATGGCCGCTCCCTCAGCGCAGAGCAAATGTTTGACCAACAGAGGGATCCCCCTCAGAGAGCTGGTCACCGGTGTCGCTCCCGCAGCTTCCAGTACTGCTGTCTGCACGATGAAGGGCCTGGGCTCATGGCGATCGCAGGGTGGGTGAAGAAACAGGCCCCTACAGATCCCCCAGCAAGAACCATCAGGGTTGAGTCAACTAAAGACGCAAGTACCCAACAGGACACCGTTGTTCCAACAATTTCCCCAGCTGTGCAACGGGCCATAGAGGGAGTTCAGTACGTCGCCGATCATCTCAGGGCAGAGGATGCAGATTTCTCA GTGAAAGAGGACTGGAAGTATGTGGCCATGGTCATTGACAGGATATTCCTCTGGATGTTTGTACTGGTTTGCATACTGGGATCTGTGggactcttcctccctccttggCTGGCTGGAATGATCTAG